TtgcattgttttttttttcctttccttttcagaAATATAATGACAATCCCAACAAAAGCATTCAAACATGAACACTAAATCAAGTGGAAAGATGCCAATTAACTAAGCTAAGATCATTTGGTATCTTTAGTCATTTGTACCTTGCATTATAACTCACAATCTCTATTATCCCACTAGGAACTCCCAGAGACAAATCTCCACTTCTATGATTTCAAATTTATCACCATCTCCCCAATTTTGTGGCCATCAGCAAGTCCTacattttcttcaaaaaaatataatccaaGCCTATCACTATCTCACTTATTCTTGCCCTTATAATTTGTGTCCTTCCAACAGGCCACATGAACACATAACCCATCCAATATGCCCCACAGAAGCAGAAACATACATTTTTTAGGATTCTTTTTTACCAAAGAGATAATTCATGGAATTCTGGTCATGCTCTTTTGTCGACCTCCTTGGCTGACCTATCCAAATAAGACAAAACAAAAAAAGCTTCCGTAGTTGAGTAGATCAAAGCTATTTTTGTTTGATTAAAAGGTCCTAATGTTAACAAGACAAAGCATGTTCAagaatagattaaaaaaatataaatattattattaaatcaTATGGGTGCTCATATTGCATCACAAAGAGAACCAAAACTGATTAAAGATAGAAGATACCAAAGAAAAATTAGGACAAAACACTCCCATATGGAAGATTGTTTAGCCACAGTTCAACAAAAGGCATTAAaatcagaggaaaaaaaaaatagtagagaaaagaagaagagagaagaaggctTATACGAGAGTAGGATTGGGGTGGAGATGCCAACCATCGACCCTAAAAAATTTTCTAGGATTttgtaaggagaaaaaaatagagattttGGCATATAtcactatttaatattttattttaatcatctATTAATATTTTGTATATTTTCGGCATAGATCTTAAAATGATATTTTGGAGAAACAAAAAAGGATCATCAATTTTCATTCCGTGAAAAGTTTCAAAACTCATCTCTTCCATAAATTTTCACTTTTCATGAAATATAGACAATATCTTCTTGTACGAAgagctttttttattttctcttccttaatttttctatcaaataatttttttttatttttcaaaaattattttttctccctCACTTCTAATGAACTAAATGGTCCCTAAAGTCAAAAAGTTATACGACAACTGACCCTTACATTAATAAGGAGGGTAGTTTTTAAATTCGTTTGTGGTGAGAAGATTCTCCAATGTCTGCAATGCAAGTCATGTGATAAGATACAGTTGAGAGGTTGACATTCTTTTATCAACGCCTTGTGAAGATCAAAAGTAGGAGGCTAAAGGACTAAATATGAAGCGAAGGTACAAGGCTTCCAAGATATCCCCTGAttttagcttctttttttttctcattctagTTCTCCCTTCTAGTTCAAGTTTCTAGATATGTTCTAGTTCttttcttcataattttcacttcaagtttaatcttaattatttctgatcataaTTTAGTTTTTAGTTCTAACTTTGCACTATGCTACTTTGATTTTGCATGGACCATGGATTCTTATAGGGCTTCTTACTTGCATCATTATCATATGTAGACCTCAAACTGTGCCATGAATGTCATCTTACTCTAATGGAAACTCTTTGTTCGCACTCTGCAATGCACCTAAATTGCACCCTAATGAAGATATGATATTAATCCTCTCAAGTAATATGGCTATCAACCCACGTGAAGTACAAATCCTATATAAAATAGCTTGTCTCTCATGTGTTGCCTCTAAATAGCTATTTTACATTCAAAAAATCATAATCATGGAGCAATAGAGAGCTTCTGATTCTCTTCCATTTCTCACTAGAAATAGATATTATGACCATGTCGTAATTGACTAGACATCTTCTCATGCAAGATCAAGTGCCATAGCAGTGCATTTTCTATTGATATATAGTAGATTTGTTGCAATCCTTGTTTTAGTATTGAAATATACCTTGATCATCTTAATTGCATGATCCAGCTGATGGTTCATGCTATTGTTATTAACCACAACTTTTTGCCCTCATTTATGTTGTTATGTTGTTATATTAggcatttagaaaaaaattagggCATTTGGTTAGGAAACTAGACTACTAACTTGTCTTGCTAATGTTAGGAATCATTAACTTATATGAGATGTTGGTGGAAATCAAGTAATTCTAAtatctttaaaattttcattatttttagTAATCatcaagttaaataaattttaaatttatcatagattttatttgaaaattttggtcGATTTGCTTAGAAGGATGGCTGATAGATGAAATGAAGTGGAATAAATGCTTATCCAACAGCATTGAGGATATtgttttgaattttgattaattaGAAAGATTAGAGTAAGATAGGTGTACAAGCTCCAGTATTCATTGTAACTTTATCAAATTACATTACATCATATCTACTTTACTTTTTGACTCCATGAATGGAAGActtagagcaaaaaaaaaaattttttttttttctttttggttatGCATACCAGGAAAAAGCCACCCTATTTTGTGTTAATAAGTCTTGGAATTTTTGTCAAGAACTCGGATTCTTTTATATTTCAGACTAAATCAAGGCAGTAATAATTAAACTAaataacaataatattattatcatcatcatttaacaaaagatttattattttttccaattttcttGGAACACACTTCCTCTTCtacataataaattaaataaattaagagtattagaaataaaaaaataaaaacaaatgaCTGAGAGTACTCATCAAGATTTTTATGTGAAAACTAGCATGTGAAAATGTCAAACCTCATGCACTATGTAAAACAATGAGATGCAAAATCTCTCTGCTCATGTGACAACCGAGAGAACACACAATCTGCACTTCATCCTTAGGTGGATTATAACTAAAAAAGAGTAGGAAATTCTTACCAACAATTGATGGATACTGAACACTTGTAGAACAATTTCTTGAGGATCATATAAGATCAGCTTGGGTAGGTGGATACTCACGAATCATGTGATGAACCACATCAATGAAATAAAGCCAGAACacatctttctcattttttttttctttttcctttttttttttatcctcatTTAGTGTCATTTCCTACAAGGAAAGAGAACCCCTTGACATGTTCTCAAGGCCTTTTCCAAGCCTCGAGGCATTATACAGGTTTTGAGGGAAAAAAATATGATAGCATGTGAGCGAATCCATGAATTTTCGATCtcaaaaccataggaagctttaCCTATCATTTGACTTTTATTCGTATATGTTCTGTATAACAAATAGATGACATTATCGTGAATTGGTTACTTCTCtgggaaattctttatgcacctcGGGCAGTATAAAAAATTTGACGTTGAGCGCACCACTTTATGTGATTGGTCATTTAGTACTTAcagttttactttttcatttgaaaattttgaataatgaaaataCTCATGCTCTTTGAAAAGagttatgacatcctatagcatattatgacatcctgtgtcaaaattatgatttcctacacgtaggatatcataatatggacatgagatgtcataattttttacaaaaaatagaaatattttcatcatttaaaattttcaaatgaaaagtgAAATTACAtgcattaaatatatattgaaaatcGGTAGCTACGTAGACCAATCATCTAAAGTAACGGATTTTCTACACTGCCCACAAAGAATTTCTCGGCTTCTCCAGCATTTGATGGATAAATGTATCTGATTTGGCTTAAAGGCCGGTAAATGGAAAAGAGTGCTTATCTGGCTATTTATTCAACTTTAACCCACCAATAACTATGCTAGAAAACCAATCAACTTATTCAAAGGAAAAAGTGGATATTCTTAAAATTTGTGGAGCTACTTTTGTTCACTTAACCCGTACTAAACCGTTCCAGCATGTATGATAGAATAGTTTGCTTCAGGTAGTTGGACAAGTCTTATTTACCTATCCATAGGAATAATGGTAATGCATAGAATTTCTTTAGTTATCAATTAATCAAACCTATGAGCCAGTTTTGAAGTTATGAGAAAGGAAATGGAACAAAGATTATAGAAAATGATGACAAACTCAAAACCGCAATTTAATTTTATAGCAGAAAGGCCTATAATGAAGGCCATCTTCTTAAATAATAGAGCGAAATATTTGAATTATCTATATCTTACAAGACACCTCTCATTGTTCAAACATGAAATCTCCATTACAAGAAAGAAAGTGAAACAACTTGATCTAACATAATTCATAATATCGAGTAATATCTACACTTCTTGATAGACCTAAATTTCCAAATTAGGTTTTTGGATTTATCCACCCTAAGAAAAATGCTCTATATATCAACTTGGTGTGCGATGGCCTCCAATTTGATCCTCAGATGAAGCTCATATGGGGTCATTTTGTTCTTATAATCCGAAAAGAGGAAAGAATAGTTTAGAATACATGGAATTCATCAAGCAACGTTGAGTAtaagtatgatagctatccaaagctTTACTAATTTTCTAGTTAAAGAAGAGAACATTGACTCTTCAGCCTAACTAGTTATAGATTCCTGAGAATACTGACCTTTTTAAGGGAATAACATTACAATATGCTTTTGAAAACAAGTTTACACCAATGAAATATGTGTAAGAGCATGATTTTGATATTCACAATGCATAATCAACTTGTTCAAGCTCATAATCAAACAATACTAGTTAATAAATGTGCAATGCACATTAGTGATAAATGGCTTATGGCTGACTTCTTAACAAGTACGTAACATAACAaatgtatctaaaatttttacagATAGATTTCTATTATTTCTTCTCTATCttccaataaaaatattaatagctATTGAGGTGAAAATAGTAGGAGAGAAATGTTTCCATTctgttatatttatatttaaacaaaaaaaaaggttaaaaGTATTATGCAAATCCTTTTATTCTAGATGGTAGTAAAGATGATCGGAGAAGTTTACCAAAAAAGGATGATAGGAGAACAAAATAAATGATGATATtctttctacaaaaaaaaatgatggtaTTCTATATGTTTTTCAATGTTTCTTAATAGAAATTTCAATGTTTTCAAGATACAAAATGAATTTATGAAGTAAATATAATGTGAAAAGGTTTTTAGCAATAGAACAAAaaacttaatttattttttatttctgtgGCCATGGACTGTATAAATGATACGGATTATCTTCTGTATGGTCCACTGTATATTTAGATATTTCGAGGGGAAGATTGGGTGGCTGTCTATGTTGCTGAGCATACAGGAGATATTTTATAGATAAGTGTGAGGCAGTTTAAGAGCTGTTTTGAGATATTTTGTTATTTACAGAGTAATTTTTTATGCACCGCATGTAGTGCAGTAAAAATATACCGCTCCATCTTGTTTGGCCATGTAGCCATCATTTTTCAACGTACATTTAATGTATATAGttttactttttcgtttaaaattttaaatgatgaaaatatttttctcttttaaaaaaattatgatatcttgtgatCATATTAATGACATCCTACAATCAAATTATAACTTCATGCatgacagaaagtcataattttttacaGAAGTTATAAAGgaagaaagatatttttatcattgaaaatttataaaatttttaaatatcaaaaatactctTCTTTTTTATAACATCCTGATCAAATTATAACTGTTGttatacaaaaaattataatttgaccgTAGGATGTTATATTGCATaagatattataatttaaaaattttttttaataaaaaataaaattatattaaatatgtattaaaatatgATAGCTACGTGACCTAATAGATGGAGCGGTGTATTTTTATTGTACCGCATGGTGCACAAAGTCTTTCTCTTGCATGTAGGGTATGAATATCCCGTTTtaagcaaaataaataaataaatgatgaaaaAAACAGCCACAACTGACCTTCCCGCTCATGTACGAATACAAACCCAGCCTCACTTCCATGCCAAGTCCAGAGGTGCTACCATGGGCCATCCCAGAGCCAACTACCTCGCCAACCTCCTCCAATCCTTCATCACCAAGCGATCCCTCCGCCCCGGCAAAGCCGTCCACGCCCAAATTTTCTCCGCCGGCCTCTCCGCCGACACCTTCCTCTCCAATCGCCTCATTGAGCTCTACTCCCATTGCAAAGCTCTCAGCTACGCCACCAAAGTCTTCCACTCCATCGCCCACCCCAATGTCTTCTCCTGGAACGCCATCATATCGGCCTGCTCAAAAGCCAGCGATTTGGAAGTCGCCCACCAACTATTCGATCAAATGCCCGACAAGAATGTTGTGTCGTGGAACACCATGATCGGTGCCCTGGCGCGGGGTGGGTCGGAAGGAAAGGCATTGGATTTGTATTACATGATGATTGAGGAAGGACTCTTGCCGACCAATTTCACCTTTGCTAGTGTGTTGAGTGCCTGTGGGAACCTAATGGCTTTGGAAGATGGGAGGCAGTGCCATGGGCTCGCTGTGAAGGTTGGTCTCCATGAGAATTTGTTCGTGGAGAATGCATTGCTTGGCATGTACACCAAGTGTGGAAGTGTTAGTGATGCATTCGAGATATTTGATGCAATGGCACGGCCGAATGAGGTGTCGTACACTGCCATGATGGGTGGTTTGGTGCAGAGTGGTTCTGTTGAGGAAGCTGCGAGCTTGTTCGGAAATATGCACAGGAATGTAATTCCTATTGATCCGGTTGCAGTTTCGAGCATTGTGGGTGCTTGTGCCAGAGCACAGGATGAGGAATCAGGTTTGCTTAATCAAAATTCTCGGCTTTATGGGATTTTACTTGGCCAATCGATACAAGCTCTTTCAATTAAGTatggatttgaatcagattccCATGTGGGCAATTCACTGATTGATTTGTATGCAAAGCATGGTGACATGAATGAGGCAGAAGAGGTGTTCAACTCACTGCCTGGTGTTAATGTTGTTTCGTTTAATATTTTGATAGCCGGGTATGGTCAGAGAGGTGACAGCAAAAAGGCAATAAATATGTTGAAACTAATGCAGCAATCTGGTTTTGAACCTGATGAGGTGACTTACATCAGCTTGTTAGCTGCTTGTGTCAAGTCTGGCAACATTGCAGCTGCTCGAGAGATGTTTGATAAGATAGCAAGCCCGAATGTGACTTCGTGGAATGCTATACTTTCTGGGTACTGCCACGAGGAAAGCTATCAAAAAGCAATTGAATTGTTTCGAAAAATGCAGTTTCAAAATGTCCAGCCAGATCGAACCACTTTGGCTGTTATCCTTAGCTCATGTTCAGGAATTGGGCTTCTGAACTTTGGAAAACAGGTCCATGCTGCTTCCATAAGGGCCATGCTTCACAATGACATGTTTGTTGCTAGTGGACTGGTGGATATGTACTCAAAATGTGGGCACATCAAGGAGGCGAGGCAGGTTTTTGATCGCATGCCGGAGAGGGATGTTGTTAGTTGGAATTCAATGATAGGTGCCCTTGCTCTCCACTCATTTAGCAAGGAAGCTTTTACTTTCTTTAAGCAGATGCGAGAAAATGGCATGTCTCCCACTGAATTTTCCTATGCAAGTGTGATAACTTCATGTGCTAGATTGTCTTCATTGCCTCAAGGAAGGCAAATCCACGCCCAGATAGTGAAAAATCGATGCAATCACAATATCTATGTGGGGAGTTCTTTGATAGATATGTATGCCAAATGTGGAGACGTCAATGAGGCACGGCAATTTTTTGATAGCATGCCGATGAAGAATATTGTTTCATGGAATGAGATGATACATGGATATGCTCAAAATGGCTGTGGCGAGAAAGCTGTTGAACTCTTCGAATACATGCTGAGTACTGAAGAGAAGCCGAATAGTGTGACATTTATTGCTGTTCTTACTGCATGTAGCCATTCAGGAATGGTTGATGAATGTATGAATTACTTGGATTCCATGGAAAAGGAGCATGGAATCAAGCCAATGGCTGATCATTACACCTGTGTAATTGATTGTCTGGGTCGTGCCGGCGCCTCAAGGAAGCAGAAATGATAATAGACCAAATGCCATGTAAAGATGATCCTATTTTATGGGAGGTCCTGCTTAGCGCTTGTGCTGTTCATGGAAATGCAAACTTGGGAAAACAAGCTGCAGATCAGCTCTTTCGCCTGGATCCACAGAATTCCTCACCCTATGTGCTTCTGTCCAATATATATGCTGCTCTAGGCCGATGGAATGATGCATCTGCTGTGAGAGCATTGATGTGTNNNNNNNNNNNNNNNNNNNNNNNNNNNNNNNNNNNNNNNNNNNNNNNNNNNNNNNNNNNNNNNNNNNNNNNNNNNNNNNNNNNNNNNNNNNNNNNNNNNNcttcttctactctgccttcagttctgtcttcagctctttcctcagctctctcctcagctctttcttcaagagcccttgatccaaccacaacagtcttttgtaattcccattcggtgcaggctgtgttggttgaaagtgtccacatgtgagagcttggtaggtgtctccctcacagtaactccaaacctcctaaatacttctagtaagggccataccataaggcaagtgtgccttggatctgttcaaagtttctctcatggcctctatcataagtgcagggaggtttaggggggtctgagtgatgatatgaaacatgacacatacatctctgccagacagtaagtcatgtctaccactcctaggaaaaaagagttttgttacaatctgatgcaggaccctcatctcaatggataatagctttgcttccaatttgtttaaacttcctgaaaaagcttctcctaagataattctgatcccttcttctttaattgggagttccatatatgagtatccttcactaggcaactgaagtatatctcccaatatcctagaatccaagcatatgtcaatccccttgactgttgaagtcactgacctgtttccataatgtaggttctggtagaactctctaacaatcaacataggtgacttccttaagagagcaatagagttcccatccttgatttttgatcttgtagcaaaagtaaagccttctttctcaaagaaccgaaaatctatatttttcccggtttctacttttctatcagaaagaggatttacactggggcttatggaggattgagagagaccttgagcaggtactgaaactggagtgggagcagtgaagactgagcatgccttttctttcggacaattcctcaggctcacggattgatttccttctttggggaaagtttcatctttggagccatatccaataaaatagcagacaagaagacttgaattgaaggaggagggatcacaagagagtaaagaggaattttagtggagaaaagaagtggattttggaagtcggtgaagtgctagggcacgttccaaccgcgccaagcaatgcgagaaagcacgagaaaatctcttttccaaggaggcgatttttggtggagagaggagggagaattgcctcgaataaATCCTTggtttggagcaagaaagagttggaaagacggctttcggaaggaagacgatgagaagatgagtcgtctcacaaaacAGGGTTTCCCCGTTTAAAAAAATGAATGCCCGTAATTTGTGGGAtttcaagtttgccattgagtcgactcatgggggtcgactcatgaagttcagaaaattcaggaaaaatgcaaataaattccagaaaaattcgaaattttgggagaaggaattttgctcaatgataagtttttagagtgataaatctgagcttttgggacaggatgatgttgaaaattgagctctaatcaattctttgaaaattgagaaattttaggcaaatggatctagaattcctagatttctcctaatttcacagaatctatcctcactaagggcctttgtaaagatatcggctaattgattttcagtgcaaacatattcaagaattatatttttgttttgaacatgttctcttataaaatgatgtcttatttcaatatgtttggatcttgagtgttgtattggatttttagatagatttatggcacttgtattatcacatcttattggtgtttcattaagtttgattccaaaatcttcgagttgttgcttaatccacaagatttgagcacaacaacttccggctgcaatgtattcggcctcagccgtagacagtgccaccgaattttgtttcttgctaaaccatgagattaggttaactccaagaaattggcaagttccacttgtgctttttctatctaatttacatccagcaaaatcagcatctgaatatcctaacaaattaatttgtgagtccttagagtaccataaccctatagtttgtgtaccatttaagtatctaaggattcttttaacagcattcaaatgagattccttaggattagattgatatctagcacataagcaaacactaaacatgatatcaggcctacttgcagttagatataataatgagccaatcatacctctatagtattttaagtctacgcttttaccttcatcatccttgtcaagcttacttgagggactcattggtgtgccaattggtttgcagttctccattccaaatcttttgagtagttccttggtgtacttgctttgggtgatggagattcctcttttgattgtttgatttggagtccgaggaagaaggtgagttctcccatcatgctcatctcgaactctccctgcataagcttagcaaagtcttgacaaagggattcattagtagacccaaaaattatgtcatcaacataaatttgtataattagcatatcattttggtttcttttaataaatagggttgtatctacattgcctcttgagaaaccattatttagtagaaatttgcttagcctttcataccatgctctaggtgcttgttttagaccatataaagctttatttaatctaaagacatgattgggaaaagcatgattttcaaatccagggggttgttctacatatacttcttcagaaatatatccatttaaaaatgcacttttaacatccatttgaaatagtttgaatttcataaagcaagcataagcaagtagaagtctaatggcttctaatctagcaacaggtgcaaaggtttcatcaaaatcaattccttcttcttgattatatcccttagcaaccagtcttgctttatttctaattacatttccatgctcatctaatttgtttctaaagacccattttgtgccaattattgaataatctttaggtcttgttactaaggtccaaacattatttctttcaaattgattaagttcttcttgcatagcattaatccagttatgatcattttcagcttcttcaaaagttttaggttcaagttgagatacaaatgcacaatgattaagtacatctctaagtgaagaacggtttttaccccatgcataggatcaccaattattaactccttagggtggttgtgaacatacctccattccttgggtaagtcatttgtaccttgaggttgttcttgaatttcttcacctttctcattttgtttgtcttcttgatccttgtcttctggagttgctgagtctttcagagtgatctccttcataccttctattagtggatctgcatcatcaacaccctcattcttccttgaaggaagatcgttagattcatcaaagacaacatgtatggactcctcaactactaaagttcttttgttgaaactctaaatgctttactagtggaggagtaacctagaaagattgcttcatctgattttgcatcaaatttaccaagtttttctttgccattatttaatacaaaacatcggcaaccaaaaatgaaaatatgcaatatttggttttcttcctttccaaagttcatagggggttttctttaaaaattgtctaattaaagcacgatttaaaatgtaacatgctgtgttaatagcttctgcccaaaaatatcttggaaggttgctttcacaaagcatggtacgggccatttcttctaaggttctgttttttttcaactaccccattctgttggggtgtcctaggagcagagaagttatggccaattccattttcatcacaaaaattttcaaagtcatgattttcaaattctgttccatgatcacttctaatattttgaattgaaaaccctttttcattagtgacttttcgatgaaatttagtgaaaatttgaaaagtttcatttttgtgagctaaaaagaaaacccaagtaaaacgagagaataatcatctattattacaaatccatatcgttttcctcctagactagtggttcttgttggtccaaataaatccatatgtaagagctctaaaggtctagaagttgaaacagtgtttttggatttaaatgatactctagtttgtttacctaattggcatgcatcacaaattctatccttttcaaaattcagttttggcaaaccgagaactaaatcctttttaattaattttgagagagaatgcatgctaatgtgtgcaagtctacgatgccacagccaactagtctcatttattttagcatttaaggaaactaggcattgcatgtctaatttagttaaatcattcaagtctaccatataaacattgccatgcctatgtcctataaatttaatgccatcgttaataggactcgtcacaatgcaaacagatgattcaaaacttactttataccctttatcacagaattgactaatgctaagtaagttatgctttaaacctttaactaataaaacattctcaatgtatttggagggagtgataccaatgttacctatcccgatgatctttcctttgccattatctccaaaggtgaccatccctccatccttagcatcaagcgtgatgaattgtgattcatcaccagtcatgtgtctcgagcatccgctgtcaagataccatttcctgtttccttcttgggatgctagacacacctgcaagcaaaggtcaagtttctgtcttaggtacccaagctttcttgggtcctttggttagtcagaatggttccttttggaacccatattttctttgtgtttgcatatttgtta
The sequence above is a segment of the Elaeis guineensis isolate ETL-2024a chromosome 7, EG11, whole genome shotgun sequence genome. Coding sequences within it:
- the LOC109506064 gene encoding LOW QUALITY PROTEIN: pentatricopeptide repeat-containing protein At4g20770 (The sequence of the model RefSeq protein was modified relative to this genomic sequence to represent the inferred CDS: inserted 1 base in 1 codon), whose translation is MMKKTATTDLPAHVRIQTQPHFHAKSRGATMGHPRANYLANLLQSFITKRSLRPGKAVHAQIFSAGLSADTFLSNRLIELYSHCKALSYATKVFHSIAHPNVFSWNAIISACSKASDLEVAHQLFDQMPDKNVVSWNTMIGALARGGSEGKALDLYYMMIEEGLLPTNFTFASVLSACGNLMALEDGRQCHGLAVKVGLHENLFVENALLGMYTKCGSVSDAFEIFDAMARPNEVSYTAMMGGLVQSGSVEEAASLFGNMHRNVIPIDPVAVSSIVGACARAQDEESGLLNQNSRLYGILLGQSIQALSIKYGFESDSHVGNSLIDLYAKHGDMNEAEEVFNSLPGVNVVSFNILIAGYGQRGDSKKAINMLKLMQQSGFEPDEVTYISLLAACVKSGNIAAAREMFDKIASPNVTSWNAILSGYCHEESYQKAIELFRKMQFQNVQPDRTTLAVILSSCSGIGLLNFGKQVHAASIRAMLHNDMFVASGLVDMYSKCGHIKEARQVFDRMPERDVVSWNSMIGALALHSFSKEAFTFFKQMRENGMSPTEFSYASVITSCARLSSLPQGRQIHAQIVKNRCNHNIYVGSSLIDMYAKCGDVNEARQFFDSMPMKNIVSWNEMIHGYAQNGCGEKAVELFEYMLSTEEKPNSVTFIAVLTACSHSGMVDECMNYLDSMEKEHGIKPMADHYTCVIDCLGRAGXLKEAEMIIDQMPCKDDPILWEVLLSACAVHGNANLGKQAADQLFRLDPQNSSPYVLLSNIYAALGRWNDASAVRALIGDEWRRAKRVERRQTASVEPQATVTMQKPWPKAKRAARWQGLAALMR